The Vicia villosa cultivar HV-30 ecotype Madison, WI linkage group LG1, Vvil1.0, whole genome shotgun sequence genome includes a region encoding these proteins:
- the LOC131644683 gene encoding monodehydroascorbate reductase-like, giving the protein MAHSFKYIIVGGGVSAGYAAKEFVKQGVKHGELAIISKEAVAPYERPALSKAYLFPESPARLPGFHTCVGSGGERLLPEWYSEKGIQLYLNTEIVSADLAAKFLTSAKGEHFDYQTLVIATGSAVIRLTDFGIPGANAKNIFYLREVDDADKLYEAIKAKKNGKAVVVGGGYIGLELSAVLKLNNLDVTMVYPEPWCMPRLFTSEIAAFYEGYYANKGINIIKGTVAVGFNTNSDGEVKEVKLKDGRLLEGDIVVVGVGGRPQISLFKGQVEELNGGIKTDAFFKSSVSDVYAVGDVATFPLKLYNDVRRVEHVDHARKSAEQAAKAIIAADVGKSVEEYDYLPYFYSRAFDLSWQFYGDNVGETVLFGDNNPASSKPHFGTYWIKEGKVVGAFLEGGTPEENKAIAKVARVKPAVDDVNQLAKEGIAFASKI; this is encoded by the exons ATGGCGCATTCGTTCAAGTACATCATCGTTGGAGGAGGAGTTTCAGCT GGTTATGCAGCAAAGGAGTTTGTGAAACAAGGAGTTAAGCATGGGGAGCTTGCTATCATATCTAAAGAAGCG GTTGCACCTTATGAACGTCCTGCTCTGAGCAAGGCTTACCTTTTTCCAGAGT CTCCTGCTAGGCTTCCTGGGTTCCATACCTGTGTTGGAAGTGGGGGAGAAAGATTGCTTCCTGAGTGGTACAGTGAGAAAG GGATACAGTTGTATCTCAACACAGAAATTGTAAGTGCAGACCTTGCTGCAAAGTTTCTGACTAGTGCAAAAGGAGAACACTTCGATTACCAGACTTTGGTTATCGCAACAGGCTCAGCT GTTATTAGGTTGACAGATTTCGGTATACCAGGAGCTAATGCCAAAAACATATTTTACCTGAGGGAGGTTGATGATGCTGACAAATTGTACGAGGCAATCAAAGCAAAGAAGAATGGGAAAGCTGTGGTTGTTGGAGGAGGATACATTGGTCTGGAGTTGAGTGCAGTTTTGAAGCTCAATAATCTTGATGTTACCATGGTCTACCCAGAACCCTGGTGTA TGCCAAGACTTTTTACTTCTGAAATTGCTGCTTTCTATGAGGGATATTATGCCAATAAAGGGATCAATATCATTAAAGGAACAGTTGCTGTTGGATTCAATACTAACTCCGATGGAGAG GTAAAAGAAGTCAAACTAAAGGATGGTAGGCTCCTGGAAGgagatattgttgttgttggtgttggaGGAAGGCCTCAAATATCTTTATTCAAAGGGCAGGTTGAAGAGCTGAATGGTGGAATCAAG ACTGATGCCTTCTTCAAATCAAGTGTTTCTGATGTATATGCTGTTGGTGATGTTGCTACGTTCCCTTTGAAATTGTACAATGATGTCAGAAGAGTTGAACACGTTGATCATGCTCGCAAATCAGCTGAGCAGGCTGCAAAG GCCATCATTGCAGCGGATGTAGGAAAATCAGTTGAAGAGTATGATTACCTTCCATACTTCTATTCCCGTGCGTTTGATCTGTCTTGGCAATTCTATGGTGACAATGTTGGTGAGACAGTTCTATTTGGAGACAACAATCCTGCATCATCAAAGCCTCATTTTGGGACATACTGGATTAAAGAAGGGAAAGTTGTTGGGGCCTTTTTGGAGGGTGGAACTCCTGAAGAGAACAAAGCTATTGCCAAAGTTGCAAGAGTCAAGCCTGCAGTGGACGATGTGAATCAACTTGCCAAGGAAGGCATAGCTTTTGCCAGTAAAATTTAA
- the LOC131620639 gene encoding large ribosomal subunit protein P2z-like, with amino-acid sequence MKVIAAYLLAVLGGNNTPSAKTIKDILGSVGAEAEDGNIELFLSEIKGKDIAEVIASGREKLASVPAGGGGGVAAAAPASGGGAAPAAEAKKEEKVEEKEESDDDMGFSLFD; translated from the exons ATGAAGGTGATAGCCGCATACTTGCTCGCCGTTCTCGGAGGCAACAACACCCCCTCCGCCAAAACCATCAAGGACATCCTTGGCTCTG TTGGAGCAGAAGCAGAAGATGGTAACATTGAGTTGTTTTTGTCTGAAATTAAGGGCAAAGATATAGCTGAGGTGATTGCTTCTGGTAGGGAAAAGTTGGCATCAGTACCTGCTGGTGGCGGTGGCGGTGTTGCTGCTGCTGCACCAGCGAGTGGTGGCGGTGCTGCTCCTGCAGCTGAGGCAAAGAAAGAGGAGAAGGTGGAGGAGAAAGAGGAATCTGATGAT GATATGGGATTCAGCCTTTTTGATTAG